A segment of the Corylus avellana chromosome ca2, CavTom2PMs-1.0 genome:
ATTCGTTTCCATTGATACCATGGTAGGATAAGGTCAGGTTATAGTTCAGTCAGACTTTAGGGAGCGCCTACGACTCCCTCGATTTCAACCCCCGGCTTAGACCAAAATTTTAATCCTTACTTAGTTAGACAACGATGAAACACGCAAAACCATTTTTTAGGTGTATATGTTTTCTAATTATAAGCGATTGTCGAATTAAGATATTATCGTTATAGAATATTGAAGATGTCAAAATGATCTTAttctgtttttgttatttttggcCTCCTTGGATAAGAACTTATGGTTTTGTCAAGGTCGTTGAGGatgtttcttttcttatatatataggaaaaatggGTGCTTTCTTCCTCACAAATCATTAGCCAAGTAACCCTACTCGATCGATTTGTACACAATGGCTTTAGCAGTACTCGGGAAGACTTTTATAATTGCCGTGTTTACAATTTTGGGGAGCTGGACATCTCAAGCCACGTCCCGAGCATTGCAAGAAGCGTCCATGGCTGAGAAATACTCGCAATGGCTGGCTCAATATAATCGCAATTATTTAGACGATACAGAGAAGGAAAGCCGCTTCGAGATATTCAAACAAAATGCAGAATTTATAGAGAAAACCAACAGTGAAGGGAATCGCACGTACAAGTTAAGTCTCAACGAATTTGCAGACTTATCAGCTGAAGAATTCATTGCCTCTCGTAGTGGATTCAAGATGACCAATCTATCAAGGTCCACCGGAACCACATCGTTTACGCATGAAAGCCTCACTGATGTTATTCCAACGACTGTGGATTGGAGAGACCAGGGAGCTGTCACTGCGGTTAAGAACCAAGGACAATGCGGTAAGACCCTGAAAATTTCCGCACTTATTATTGttcttgttaaattaccacttatcaaaaaacttaagccatttaatttttctatcatGGTTGATTGGTATGCGTGCAGGATGTTGTTGGGCATTTTCAGCCGTGGCAGCGGTAGAGGGGATCACCCAGATCCAAACTGGCAATTTGATCTCCCTGTCTGAGCAGCAACTGTTGGACTGTTCAACAGTTTACAATCAAGGCTGCGATGGCGGTCTCATGAATTATGCCTTTGactatataataaaaaacaatggAATCACCCTTGAAACAAATTACCCATACGTGGCTACGCAAGGAATTTGTGACGCCGAGAAAACATCTCAAAGTGCTGCTGTGATTACTGGTTTTACTGATATACCTGGCATCAATGAGAAGGAATTATTGCAGCACGTGGCCCGCCAACCAATTTCAATTGGCATTGATGGTGGCGACAGAGCCTTTAATTTCTATTCTAGCGGAGTATTCAATGGAGAGTGTGGGACGGTCATAAACCATGCTGTTACTGCAGTTGGGTTTGGAACCACCCCTGATGGCATCGATTATTGGTTAGTGAAGAACTCATGGGGCGAGAACTGGGGTGAGAGTGGGTACATGAGGATACAGAGAGACCTCGGGCTTTGTGGGTTTGCCACACTAGCTTCCTATCCAACTGCGTAGGTTGCCGATGTATAAATATAAGTCATGTATATTTACCTCTTTGAATATccaatttaatcatataattatccTCCCACTTGTGAAATTATATTTCATTAAGAATATGTATTTTAGTAGCTCATAATAAAATGTCATGGTCAAAgacttaaaataattattacattaaATCTATCTCAACtggaaatttattttctctttaatCTAGTCAAATGATTTAGATTCTTTCTTGTGGATGGAGTTTCCGCAATTAACCCTACATGAGATCACCAAGGCATCGGGTATGTTGACTACATTGTATATGGAAAGCACTGAACCCAGAGTCGGAAGGGGGAAACAGTTCTTGCAACTCATCATCTAGCACTATTTTCATGGTGATCAACTGATTCACCAAGTCTTGAAAATCACTCATGCTTAATTAGCAATAGACCATTGAcaagttgtttaattttaaaagctttattttgagttatcttccTCTCATAAAaaccctcatatttttttttttttgaaagactATAGGTATATACTTGTCTCTTGCAGATACATGATACAACACACAAAGGTTAATCCACTATCTGATACATATACCCAGTGGATTTATAGTGCATCTTTTCCCACTCTTTCTCATTTACATTGCTTGGCCTGACGCTATCACCCTCAATTGAGTCGTGTAAATCCTTACAATAAATTATGTCCTCCATCTTTGgcttccaaattgaataattggatGCCGTAAGTTTAAATATCATAGCACCCAAAGTATTCTCCATTTAATCCACACAAGCAACTACACTCAAATAATCACAGCTCTGGTACCATTTTGTTGGACCAACCATCTGTCTTTGtgtgaattaaattaataaccTAAGCAACCAgtaaaaaacacacacacacaagcaaTTAATCAAGCACCAAGAGAGTAACACTCAAAAacacacactacaaaaaaatgcaGTATTAATAACGTGTGTACgattaattcattattttttaccaTGTCACCATTTCGTAATGTGTCAGTTTGTAACATgttactaaatattttaataacgTGTCACTCTACCCACGTTATTATTTGGTAACATATTAAATTTAAACAcattaccaattggtaacgtgtcaaaccggcacgttaccaattggtaatgTGTCAGTAacgttacaattttttttttcttatcctaattaatattattaaatttcatattaattaagaaactaaaatattatactattaacattatattagtaattccataatatatactaaaatgatttatttagttttcataataatttcattatatttcataattatattTACTAAATAAGGTAAAATTTACACATTATCTAAAAAGTAGAAAGTGTTCCATTTGTTGCTTAAGTATAAATTATTCTTGTTAGTGGAGTATAGAAAGCTTTCCATTTGTTCTTGAATAGCTTCTTAATTTGGAAAGGGCTTCTTCTGCTTAAgtatacataataatataagtattattaatgttagtgtatattatttattatgtaTTCGTAcgtatataattatatttacaaTTAATTACATATACAATTAATTtgtgttctatatatatatgatgacaCTTGATATATTGCTATTATAGCCTCAGGTCGAGTGTCATCACTACCTACAATAGGTTTTTCGCTCTGGAAATAACAAATACTAAGATTTCTGttcaaacaatcaaaatggTTGTTGACTGCATATTCAATAATAGCAATGTACGTCTTAATTGTGAAGCTTAATACATATATCGATTCATAGAATTCCTACAAATCatattcaattgacaatgtgGTGATTATAATCTTCGACGAAATGATTAGCATATCATCGATCTGCACGCTCTAAAACAGTACTATactaacccatgtacaaatatCAGTTGGTTCAAGTCAGCGCTAGATAGCAGTTGCTCggacgtgtatatatatatatatatatatatatatatatatagcatgtggCGATGGTTTCACTGAGCTTTACTGTTTATGTTGTAAGGGCTGCTTGCAAgagctttaatttatttatgctaATCATCTTAATATATAATGAATCCTTATATTTTCGTTCAATGACACTGTGGTTTGAATAATTTCATATGAAATTATTAGTATTAgacatttattaaaattgacaatatcatatGAATCCTCCTCATTTTGTGCTATATGTACCTTAAATGATATAactattatttataaaaaaacacatcCTTGCTTCTCAGTATATAAGAGCcattttttatgtaaaaaaaaaattaaattaaattaaatttaaaacatgattttttttttttcacattagtGCCGTGCCACATATGGCACGTTACTAACTGGCCTTTGGAATGCCAGCTGCCACACGTGCTTCCCTGGCCCCCTTCTTattccttttctcttcttttctttttccccctctttttttcGCTCCTCCAGCGCAGCGTCTccctctcctttttttcttctcctctgaTCCTGTGGCCGGCCAGCAGCTCAGCTGTTTTCTCTCACGCTCTCCGTcgttttctctctcactcactctctccTCCGTTGCCCAGTGTCTTAGTCGTGCTTTCTCAGTAAAATAATATGGAGAGAAGAGAGTTTGGCCAAGATAC
Coding sequences within it:
- the LOC132169748 gene encoding ervatamin-B-like — translated: MALAVLGKTFIIAVFTILGSWTSQATSRALQEASMAEKYSQWLAQYNRNYLDDTEKESRFEIFKQNAEFIEKTNSEGNRTYKLSLNEFADLSAEEFIASRSGFKMTNLSRSTGTTSFTHESLTDVIPTTVDWRDQGAVTAVKNQGQCGCCWAFSAVAAVEGITQIQTGNLISLSEQQLLDCSTVYNQGCDGGLMNYAFDYIIKNNGITLETNYPYVATQGICDAEKTSQSAAVITGFTDIPGINEKELLQHVARQPISIGIDGGDRAFNFYSSGVFNGECGTVINHAVTAVGFGTTPDGIDYWLVKNSWGENWGESGYMRIQRDLGLCGFATLASYPTA